tatgttttgatGGAATATTATTGTCCACTAGGAAACCTCCGAAGGTAATTTTACACCGCCAATGAATGTATGGGtggtttttttcaaaaaataaaataaaataaaataggacGTTAGATCCATTACCcaacattttccttttttaatttttttataacaCTGCGAGTGATTCGCAATACAAACTAACTCACATAAAATGAGAGAAAAAACTCGATGGAATTATAATGTTGAATATTACTATAAATTAACTCATAAAGTGGGAGAAGCAAACTAACCCACATCAGTGGAAGAAGAAACTCATATTTAAGGACTGTTTAAGGTTGTGGTGACTTGTAAAAAAACATATCGAGTAGTAGAACTTTTGCTCATATTGTTTGGTGCATACCTGAGTAAGCTTTTTCTCTATTTGATAATAATGTGTAATTTTAAAATTCCAAAACATAGTTATGTTTTtatttagttcaaaatttataataaaattgttaaagttaatttttttatttttttaaatacaaaactattttaaaaatatcaatttTGAACTTGTGCTAAAAGTGCTTTACTATCGAAAAGCTCTGCTCCTAAACAATGGTGCTCACCAAACACAttattaaaacttaaaaatgcATAAAAGCACCTGCAGAGGCCCCGTTCCGGgcccagacacgtggcagcccaggaaTGGCCGAGCTGAGCCTTGGCCCTCAGACCCCTGGGAGCAGCCCCGGGCCGTACCGACTAGGGCTCCCAGGGGAGGCGAAGGTCCATCCCGAAGAGGTCGGAGGAAGTCCCCCCCCCCGAGTGCGGGATACTATCTATACCGGGCAAGTCCCGCGTCGTGCGGAGGTCGGACTCCCTCGCAGGTATAAATAATAGCACACATCCACTGTACAAGGGACGCTGATTATTGGCAATTAACTCTGGACAGTTGCTACTTCCCGTGAACCctactcaccggaaaactaacttggCCGTCGGAGCGCCCTCGGGGACAACCCTCGGGCCCCCTCTGTTAGCTCATCTTCTCTGTTTTACAGGTCTTGGATCAGCTCTCCCATCGACACCCCGAGCTGATCAGGTCAGCTCTCCTCGGGGAAGTGTCTGCgcttcttcagttggcgccgtctgtgggaaccgTAAGGTAAGTAAGATTGTGTTGATGGCCCGGACGCGATCCAAGCGTACGGCAGAGAGCGCCGGCCCTGGGGGCGGTGAGGGGTCCCAGCGGAAAGAGGCCGGGGCGTCCCAGGGCGTCGGTGGCTCGGCCCTTTCAGGGGAACGGAGGCAGCAGATCTTCCAGTTCGTGACGGAGAATCTCCCCATGCTGGAGGATATAATTCGGCAGGCGAAGGAGGGAGAGGGGGCTGGGGGTGcacagacctccaaggccaaggGAAAGGAGAAGGAGTTACCCCCTGATCCTTCAGAGGATGAGTCGCGCGACCAGCCCCCTAGGAGGAAGCGACCCCGGACTCCTCCCCGCCCCCGAGCCTCGGTGGTTGGGGACAGCGAGAGGTACTCCCGCGACAGGTCCGCGAGGAGCCAACCCAGAGACCCCTCTCCGAGGAAGCCCACACGGAATGGGTTCGAGCGTTCCCCCGCTCGATCCGTCAAAAGCCGGCCCCGCGATCATCTGGACCCTGCTCGGGATGAACTCGAGCAGATCTTGAGGCCCCGGTCATACGAAGACAACTATGCAACCTCGCCCTTTACCCGGGAGATAGAGGACTACCCCCTACCCCGGAGGTTCAAGATTCCGAGCATCGAGATGTACGATGCCTCTACAGACCCGGAAGACCACCTCTCGGTATTCCTGACGCACATGCGCCTGCAAACCGCCGCGGATGAGGTTCGCTGCAAGACCTTCCCAATGTTCCTAAAGGGGAAGGCGCGGCTCTGGTTCCAGGGACTGAAACCGGGATCTATACGGAGCTTTCCCGAGCTGGCCCGGCAGTTTGCAGCCCAGTTCGTCTCCTCGAAGGTTTACGCGAGGAACGCAACCCACCTGATGTCCATCAGGCAAAGGCCCGACGAGTCGCTGAGGAATTTCATGACCCGCTTCAATGCGGAGAGCTTGCAGGTCAGGGACAAGGACGAAAAAGTGGTGATGGCCGCCTTCACAAATGGGCTCAGGGTGGAGGAGCTTTTCTACGATCTGGCCAAGAAGCCTCCCGCAAACCTGGAAGAGCTCCTACGCAGGGCCCACGAGACTGCCAACGCGGAGGAAGCGGGTCGCCTAAAGAAAGAGTCAGATCGGGAGATCGGAAATCGTAAAGGCCGGACCAACCCCCTGGAGGGCAAGGAGGCCCCGGCTAAGAAAAACGTCTTTGATCGGCTCTCGAAGGAGAAGACCCCTGCTCTGCCACCACTCTCAGAGAAGACCTACACCCCCCTAACACGGCCCAGAGCTCAGATCTTGGCCGTTATGGAGGCCGAAGGGTTGGGAGATCGGCCGCCCAAGATGGGGACGCCCCGGAACAAAAGGAACCAGGACCGATATTGCGCCTTTCACCGTGACGTCGGACATGACACGGAGGGCTGCTGGGCCCTGCGTAAGGAGATCGAGGACCTGATCCAACGCGGCTTTCTAGGTCGGTTCGTACGCCGACCAGGACAAGAGTTCGGACGCAACCCTTACGGAGACAGGCGCGAGGGACAGCGTCGCGACCGTCCAGAACGGCGTGAGGCTCCTCGGAACCACTCTCCCGACCAGGACACCCAGAACTTGGCGGGAGTGATAAACACCATCGCGGGAGGCCCCACGGGGGGGGACAGTCATGCAGCTCGGAAGAATAAGCGGCCACCTCCCGAAGGGGACGACTCCTTGAAGCGTCTGCGCATGGACGAGGAGATTACCTTCGGACCAAGGGATGCGGTTCCCTTGGCTTCCGGGAACCATGAAGCTATTGTGATAGACATTGTCACCAATAACTACCGGGTGAAGAAGGTGTATGTCGACCAGGGTAGCGCGGTTGACATCATGTTCTATCGCGTGTTCAAGGAGCTCGGACTAAGGGATGACCAGCTGACCCCGGTCCGGACACCTCTGGTGGGCTTCACCGGACCACCCATCAGCTCGGAGGGAATGATCACCCTGATGGTCACCGTCAGACAGGCCCCCAGATGCCGGACCATTCTCGTTGATTTCGTGGTGGTCAAGCAGTCGTCCCCCTACAATGTGTTCTTGGGGAGACCCGCCCTGAACGCCCTCCGAGCTGTCTCCTCTACTTTCCACCTCAGCATCAAGTTCCCCACCCCTGGGGGGGTAGCCGAGGTGCGCGGCGACCCAGCGGTAGCCAGGGCATGCTACCTGGCCACGCTTCGGGGGCATGAGAAGGTGGTCGCCCAGACAACCTGTTTGGAACCCTACATCCCAGGGGATGAGGCCCAGCAGCTAAGCACCCAAGATGAGACGGAGGAGTTCCCCCTAAGGGAGGATCGGCCCGATCAGATTCTCCGCATTGGAGCCCTGTTGCCCGCCAAGGAGAAGGAGAGTTTGAAAGCTCTGTTGAGGGAATACTCCCAGGTCTTCGCCTGGTCGGTGGACGACATGCCCGGGATCCCCACGGACCTGGCGGTCCATCACCTCGACGTGGACCCTCACTTTAAGCCagtaaagcaaaagaaaaggagtttcGCCCCCGAGAGAAATGATGTGATCAGGGCGGAGGTCGGCAAGTTGTTGGAGTCCAAGATTATCCTGGAGGTCTACTACCCGACCTGGCTGGCCAACCCCGTCCTGGTCAAGAAGGAGGATCTGACCTGGAGGATGTGTGTAGACTTCACAGACCTTAACAAAGCCTGCCCAAAGGACTGCTTTCCCCTGCCTCGAATTGACAGGTTAGTAGACTCTACTGTGGGCTTTGACGTTTTATGCTTTCTGGATGCCTTTAAGGGGTATCACCAGATAGAGATGGCCGGGGAGGACCGGGACAAGACCTCCTTCATCACCGAGGAGGGAACCTACTGCTACAGGACCATGCCCTTCGGATTGAAGAATGCGGGAGCAACTTACCAGCGCCTGGTGAACAAGCTATTCCGAAACCAGGTCGGCAGGAGCATGGAGGTTTATGTGGACGACATGATCGTCAAAAGTCGAACTGACCAGCGCCTCATACCCGACCTGCGGGAGGTCCTGGACATCCTACAGAAGAGCCGGATGCGCTTAAATCCGAAGAAGTGCACTTTTGGGGTCAGATCGGGAAGGTTTCTCGGTTTCCTGGTGTCCCGAGACGGAATCCGGGCCAACCCGGATAAACTCCAGGCCATCATGGACATGGCCCCTCCGAGGAGCGTGAAGGAGGTCCAACGGCTAACAGGAAGGATGGCCGCCCTGAATAGGTTTCTCTCGCGCTCCGCGGTCCGGGGGCTGCCCTTCTTCCGAGTACTGAAAGCGCCAAAAAACTTCCACTGGACTGAGGAGTGCCAGAAGGCCTTCATCGACCTAAAAACATACTTGGCCGAGCTACCATCTCTGACAGCCCCAGAGCCGGGGGAGACCTTATTCCTATAGCTATCCGCCTGCAACGAGGCCGTCAGCGCGGTCCTGGTGCGGGAGGATGAGGGGGCTCAGAGGCCGGTGTATTACGTAAGCCGAGCTCTACAGGGGCCAGAGACACGATACTCGCCAGCCGAGAAGTTGGTCCTTGCCTTGGTACATGCGGCACGCAAGCTCCGCCCTTACTTTCAGGCTCACGGCATTGTAGTCCTGACTGACCAGCCCCTGCGTCAGATACTCACCAAGCCAGAGGTCTCGGGCAGAATGACCAAATGGGCTGTCGAGCTAGCCGAGCACGACCTCAGCTATCAGCCCCGCAAAGCCATCAAGGCCCAGGCCTTAGCGGATTTCCTTGCTGAAGGGGCTAGCTTGAGTCTAACCGAGCTAAGCCCCCAACACGAGGAGCGGCTGCCGAAGGAGCCCTGGGTGTTGTTCGTGGACGGGGCCTCCAGCAAGGAAGGAAGCGGGGCTGGTCTGCTACTCATTTCACCCACCGGGGAAGAACTGACCTACGCCCTCCGATTGGACTTCCCCGCGTCCAACAATGAGGCCGAGTACGAGGCCCTGCTCACAGGATTGCGGATAGCCCACCAGATGGGAATAACCGCGATCCAGGCCAGGAGCGACTCGCAGCTCGTCGTCCTTCAAGTCCTTGGGGAGTACGAAGCCAAGGACGAGGTTATGAAGAAGTACCTGGCCAAAGTACGAGAGTCGGTGGCCTTGTTCCAAACGTTCGAAATCGAGCGGGTGCCAAGGTCCCAGAACAAGCGGGCAGACGCCCTTTCAAAGTTGGCATCCTCCTCATTTGCCCACCTGAGCAAGGAGGTATGGGTGGAGGTGCTAAAGCAGAAAAGTATCGATCAGGTCCAGGTCCTGACTATAGACAGCTCGGCCACCTGGATGACGCCCCTCATTGACTTCCTCAGCTCGGGTGCCCTCCCCGAAAATAAAGCCGAGGCACGCCGAATCCAGCTCCGGGCTGCCAAGTACACCTACACCGGGGGTACCCTCTATAGGAGGTCGTATTTGTCCCCCTGTTTAAAGTGCGTGACTCCCGGGGAAGGTGATTACGTCCTGCGCGAAGTCCACGAAGGAATATG
This portion of the Coffea arabica cultivar ET-39 chromosome 2e, Coffea Arabica ET-39 HiFi, whole genome shotgun sequence genome encodes:
- the LOC140036137 gene encoding uncharacterized protein; protein product: MAELSLGPQTPGSSPGPYRLGLPGEAKLLLPVNPTHRKTNLAVGAPSGTTLGPPLLAHLLCFTGLGSALPSTPRADQVSSPRGSVCASSVGAVCGNRKVSKIVLMARTRSKRTAESAGPGGGEGSQRKEAGASQGVGGSALSGERRQQIFQFVTENLPMLEDIIRQAKEGEGAGGAQTSKAKGKEKELPPDPSEDESRDQPPRRKRPRTPPRPRASVVGDSERYSRDRSARSQPRDPSPRKPTRNGFERSPARSVKSRPRDHLDPARDELEQILRPRSYEDNYATSPFTREIEDYPLPRRFKIPSIEMYDASTDPEDHLSVFLTHMRLQTAADEVRCKTFPMFLKGKARLWFQGLKPGSIRSFPELARQFAAQFVSSKVYARNATHLMSIRQRPDESLRNFMTRFNAESLQVRDKDEKVVMAAFTNGLRVEELFYDLAKKPPANLEELLRRAHETANAEEAGRLKKESDREIGNRKGRTNPLEGKEAPAKKNVFDRLSKEKTPALPPLSEKTYTPLTRPRAQILAVMEAEGLGDRPPKMGTPRNKRNQDRYCAFHRDVGHDTEGCWALRKEIEDLIQRGFLGRFVRRPGQEFGRNPYGDRREGQRRDRPERREAPRNHSPDQDTQNLAGVINTIAGGPTGGDSHAARKNKRPPPEGDDSLKRLRMDEEITFGPRDAVPLASGNHEAIVIDIVTNNYRVKKVYVDQGSAVDIMFYRVFKELGLRDDQLTPVRTPLVGFTGPPISSEGMITLMVTVRQAPRCRTILVDFVVVKQSSPYNVFLGRPALNALRAVSSTFHLSIKFPTPGGVAEVRGDPAVARACYLATLRGHEKVVAQTTCLEPYIPGDEAQQLSTQDETEEFPLREDRPDQILRIGALLPAKEKESLKALLREYSQVFAWSVDDMPGIPTDLAVHHLDVDPHFKPVKQKKRSFAPERNDVIRAEVGKLLESKIILEVYYPTWLANPVLVKKEDLTWRMCVDFTDLNKACPKDCFPLPRIDRLVDSTVGFDVLCFLDAFKGYHQIEMAGEDRDKTSFITEEGTYCYRTMPFGLKNAGATYQRLVNKLFRNQVGRSMEVYVDDMIVKSRTDQRLIPDLREVLDILQKSRMRLNPKKCTFGVRSGRFLGFLVSRDGIRANPDKLQAIMDMAPPRSVKEVQRLTGRMAALNRFLSRSAVRGLPFFRLSACNEAVSAVLVREDEGAQRPVYYVSRALQGPETRYSPAEKLVLALVHAARKLRPYFQAHGIVVLTDQPLRQILTKPEVSGRMTKWAVELAEHDLSYQPRKAIKAQALADFLAEGASLSLTELSPQHEERLPKEPWVLFVDGASSKEGSGAGLLLISPTGEELTYALRLDFPASNNEAEYEALLTGLRIAHQMGITAIQARSDSQLVVLQVLGEYEAKDEVMKKYLAKVRESVALFQTFEIERVPRSQNKRADALSKLASSSFAHLSKEVWVEVLKQKSIDQVQVLTIDSSATWMTPLIDFLSSGALPENKAEARRIQLRAAKYTYTGGTLYRRSYLSPCLKCVTPGEGDYVLREVHEGICAAHVGSRVLAKKCLLLGYYWPSVFRDAADLVRKYRACQVHASLRHQPAQEMIPIHSPWPFAQWGIDLLGPFPRAPGRYEHLVVAIDYFTKWVEAEPLVSISGKAIQKFFWKSIVCRFGIPHALISDNGRQFAENPFRSWCAELGINQHFTSVGHPQANRQVENANRTVLQGLKAILESAQSSWLDELPSVLWAYRTTPRTATRETPFSLTYGVEAVVPAEVGLPSPRTQNFVATSNEEELRCNLDMLEVRREEAAIRMAKYKSQLARYHNAKVKTIQYQPGDLVLRKNSISRVHGSNKLDPNWEGPYKVLEASRAGYCKLAQMDGSEVPRTWHISNLRLFVA